One segment of Pristis pectinata isolate sPriPec2 chromosome 3, sPriPec2.1.pri, whole genome shotgun sequence DNA contains the following:
- the LOC127567899 gene encoding regulator of G-protein signaling 21-like, with amino-acid sequence MKQNLQNQPVHTSQTDMPEFMLPQNTSTKQKDITNCATTGTQVTEKRKAKYLAKDLKTRLFSILLNSESQHPAISFLSNMSGKLDLSMGLTLEEATQWSKSLDILLADPCGLAAFRAFLKSEFSEENIDFWLVCEDYKKTKSTDKLGSKAQHIYREFIRSDAPKQVNIDGNMRDLLSRSVLLPTPGCFEGAQRIIFGLMEKDSYPRFLKSDAYANLINKIQASNSNS; translated from the exons atgaagcaaaacCTACAGAATCAGCCAGTGCACACCAGCCAGACAGACATGCCTGAATTCATGCTCCCCCAGAACACATCAACGAAGCAGAAAGACATCACTAACTGTGCTACCACTGGAACTCAAGTGACTGAGAAAAGGAAAGCAAAGTATCT AGCCAAGGACCTCAAGACTCGTCTGTTTTCCATATTGCTGAACTCTGAATCTCAACATCCAGCAATAAGTTTTCTATCCAACATGTCAGGAAAACTGGACCTGTCCATGGG CCTCACTCTTGAAGAGGCAACACAATGGTCCAAGTCTTTGGACATTCTCCTTGCTGATCCAT GCGGTCTTGCAGCATTCAGGGCATTCCTCAAGTCAGAGTTCAGTGAGGAGAACATTGATTTCTGGCTGGTCTGTGAGGACTACAAGAAAACCAAATCTACAGATAAACTGGGTTCCAAGGCACAACATATTTACAGAGAATTCATTCGAAGTGATGCCCCAAAACAA GTCAACATTGATGGTAATATGAGAGATTTGCTCAGCAGGAGTGTTCTACTGCCAACTCCTGGTTGCTTTGAGGGGGCCCAGAGAATTATCTTCGGTTTGATGGAGAAAGACTCCTACCCCAGGTTTCTAAAATCGGATGCCTACGCAAACCTGATAAACAAAATACAAGCCAGCAACAGCAACAGTTAA